GGGGTCGAAGAAGGCGATTTGGTCGCAGTCGGCTGTTCCGGTTCGTTCCCGGCGTTGAATCTGGCTGCGTACGCGGCGATGGAAGAACTCAAGGTCAATCCGGTGATCATCTCTAGTGCGGGCGCATCGCAGTTTGGGGCGAACTTCCCGGAGTTACTTTGGATCGACATGGAATCCAAGCTCTACGATGCCGGACTGATTCACTTCCGCTCGGTCGCGTGCTCTGTGGGCGGACGAGAAGATGCCGGTTTGAATTTGCCGCCGGAAGGCCAAACCATCGTCGACACCGCGATCAAACGCAACAACTTGAAGCCGATCGACACGGATGATTTCCTCGAGTCCATCGACACGCGGATGAAGATTTACGATCAACATTCCCGCGGCAACGATTACAAGTGCTACATCAACGTGGGTGGCGGAACGGTGTCCGTGGGTCGGTCGGTCGGGAAGAAACTTTACCACCCGGGTCTTAACACGAATCCGTCAAGCCGCGCGTTGGCGGTTGATTCCGTGATGAGCCGCTTCGCCCGACGTGGCACACCGATCATTCACCTCGTGCAGATCGAGCAACTCGCGCAGGAATACGGTCTCGAAACTCCCCAAGGACCGGAACCGGCCATCGGTCAGGGAATCGTTTTTCTGCAGGACGAACGGAATCGGTGGTTGGCCTTGGGCGTGCTGATCGTGCTACTGATCAGTCTGCGAGCGCTCGTTTTGACGGACCTCGGCTTCCGCTTGTTCAAAGGTCGTCCTGGCAAAAAGACGACCGGTGAACCCGAACCGATGGTGTAACTACGCTTCCTGCATTTTTCGCAGCAGCCAGATTTCCCCTGAATGGCACGCTTCGTCGTGAAGACCATGCATGATCCGAAACCGCACGCTGACGGTCGCATCGTCGGCTGCGGGTTGGTCGAGTCGTTCGGCGGGGATGTTTTGAATCGCTCCGTGTAAACGCCCATGTTGCAGCCGGAGCTGCTCGACGACTTCCTGCAAAGATGGCCAGGCATCGGCGGGAATGTCGGCGGGGTTACTCATCCAACTGAACATCTCAAACCAACCGTCCGGGCAGGTTGTCTCCGCACCGATGGCCCCCATGGTCAACCATTCGGTCACCACATATGCATGACCGGCGTGCCAAAGGATATTGTTCTGCAGTCCGGCAGGGGCAAACTTCGCTTGCTCCTCCGTGACGTTATCCAATCGTTTCAACGTCTTTTGACGAACATCGTCGCAGAGGTTGAGTAACGTGGGATCGGCGGCCTGATACATGGAATTCGAGCTCCTGGGTGATGTTCAACGTGTGGATGTTTCAGTGTAGCAACCCAGTCGTTAAATTGGAGTACGCACTTTTGATTTCGAGTTAATCATGCCGTTTTCTCCACCACTCAACTTCGACACCCCGTTGCGATACGGTTCCTTGGAACTGGGATCGCGATATTTGCTTTCCCCGCTAGCCGGATACACGAATTTACCGTTCCGGCGGGTGATTCGTCCGCTCGGCGGGTTGGGATTAGCCACGACCGACCTGGTCAACGCGCGTGGTTTGGTGGAAGGCGGACGACTCAGCCAACAACTCATCGAAACCACCGACGACGATTCGCCGTTGTCCGTCCAGATTTTTGGAAACGATCCGCAAGTGATGGCGGATGCCGCCCGATTATTGGAAGCTCGTGGTGTGGATTCGATCGACATTAACATGGGCTGCCCTGTCGATCATGTCACCAAGACCGGTGCCGGAGCCAGTCTGATGCAAAACACCGATCGCACGGTTGGCATGGTCGCCAGCGTGGTCGATGCGGTCTCGCTTCCCGTGACGGTGAAGATGCGACTCGGCTGGGATGAGAACCACATCACCGCCCCGCGATTTGCCCGTTTGTTCGAGGAAGTCGGTGTGGTCGCTATTGCGATTCACGGTCGCACTCGAAGCCAAGGATTCTCCGGGAATGTCGATCGCAAGGGCATCCGCCAGGTTGTGGAAGCGGTCGAGTCGATTCCCGTCATCGGCAACGGCGATATCCGCACGATTCCCGATGCCATTCAAATGTTTCAAGAAACCGGCTGTGCGGGCATTTCGATCGGTCGCGGAGCCCTGGCAAACCCGTGGATTTTTCGGCAACTCTTGGAATGGGAAACCTGCAACGGACAATACCAACCCGCCGGCGGATTCGATGAGCGTTTGTCGCTGCTTCGGAAACAATTTCGTCTCTTGGAACAGCAACTCGGTTTTGACATAGCGATCGGCCAGTTCCGCCGAATGGCACATTGGTATCTGAAATCTATGCGAGTTCGTGCCGCACTTCGTCATCGATTCGATCAAGCCAAGACCAACGATGAACTCGAAGACGCCCTTCGCGAAATCAACGAAGTCGGTCCGCACACCGGATCACGAGACGCCCTGCCCGATATGCACGTGCCCGTTCCAGGTGGGCCCGTCGAACGCTGGTGAACTTGGTTCGTTACGCTTCATCCGCAGTTGTTGCAGCGAGTGAAAGATCCCGTTCGATCCTCAGTTTCTGCACGCGACGTTCATCGGCTTCCAGAACAGTCACGCGGAGTTGCCCCCAAACGAAGTCTTCCCGAATCTTGGGGACACGCCCCATATGATTCATCGCGAAGCCACCAATCGTCTCGAAATCGCCATCTTCGGGCAGACCAAAATGGAAATGCTCGTTCAGATCGTCGATGTGAACCCGCCCTTCGACTTCCACGATATCCGCTGAAATTCGCCGGAACCCCTCTTCTTCTTCCGGGTCGTATTCATCGGTGATCTCGCCGACGATTTCTTCGAGAATATCCTCCATCGTGACCAATCCCGCAACGCCGCTGTATTCGTCGATCACAATCGCGATGTGGATATGTTCCTTTTTCATCATCTCTAATAAACGGTCGATCGGCGTGGTTTCCGGGATGTAGATCGGATCACGCACCCAATCGCGGAGAGAAATTTCCGTGTTCTCTCCGTTGCTCACATGCCGCAGCAAATCCTTGGCGTACAGAATGCCGATGATGTCGTCGATGGTTTCACCAACCACCGGCAACCGCGAGTGACCATGTTCCAAGAACACTTCCCGCGCTTCGGGAACAGAGGCATCGACGTGAACCGTCCGCATGTCCGTTCGCGGTGTCATCACGGCGGCAACGTCTTCGTCTTTTAATTCCATCACCCGATGAATCATCGTGCGGGCTTCGTGATGGAGCAAACCTTCGCGTTGCCCTTCATCGACCACGGTCCGGATTTCCTCCGTGAGCATGTCGATTCCGTGATTGGGTTCCGGAACACCTGCCAAGCGGTGGGAAATGGTGTCGAGCCGCAACGCGAAACCAATCAACGGTTTGGCCAAATACCGAATGACTTGAACACCCCGCCAAAACCGAGCCAAGATCGGCTCCCCGGCGATGCGAGCTAACGACCAGGGCAAAACCACGGTCAAACAAATCAACAGCGAAAACGCGATGACTGCCTCGGCGGCCAACGCCAACACGGTCCAGAGTTCCGTGGGCCGGCTGAAATGAATCAGGTATTCGAGCGTGAACAAGCCGATCAGCAAAGTTGCCGTCACCGTGCCGACAATTTCGACGGCGAGCAAAGCGGTTTCGTATTCCCGCAGGATTTCACCGAATCGTTTGGGGAGCCCATGCGATCGGCAATACTCGTCGAGCCGGCTGCGGGAAAAATCTCGCAGACAGTACGCCACGAGATTCGTGAACAGGAACAAAGCCGCCAACACAACAAGTGCCGTTGACAAAACCCAAGGGTTCAACTCTGTCTCCTCTTCCAAGAAATCGAAAGACCGGAAGCCGAGTTGTCCGCCCGTGAGGACGTTGTTCGAATGGTTTGGATCACACCGAAGTGACCAGATTCAACGATTGTCCCCATCACCGGATCTTACGAATAATTTGAGGCATCCCACACAGACTGAGCATCTGCTGTTCCCGAGATTGCATGATGTCACGTTCGCTCTCGGTCAGGTCGTCGTAGCCGACCAAGTGTAGCAAACCGTGGACGACATAGAGTACAAACTCTTCCCAAGGACTCCAAGAGAAATCTGCCGCGGATTGCTTGGCCATTTCCGCACTTACGATGATTTCCCCTTCGATCCGTTTGCCACGCCCTCTGGGTACTTCCTCATCAGGGCTTGGCTCGGGGTCGCATTCCAACAAGAAACTGAGCACATCGGTTTCGTAGTCGTGTTCGAGATACTGCCGATTCAACTCGTGGATGGTCGGATTATCGACGATCGCCACACTGATTTCGGCACCGGTCACTTCTTCTTCGACCAACACCGTGCGGATGATGTCTTCGAGCACCTCCGCATCGACTTTCAAACAATCTTGCGAGTCCGCAATATCGATCACGTGCTGAGGGACCATTACGCGGAATCTTTCCGTTGCTCAGAGGAGGTTTCTTGGGATGGTGCGTCTTGCAATTTTTCTTTGGACGGCTTTTCGTCGGACGGTTTCTCGTCCCGCTTTGGCTCGGCCGCATCGTCCGCGAGTTTTCGGACTGCGGGAGCATCGTCGGTGGTTTTCTTCGCGGGTGGCTGTTGATCGGGATACTTGATCCGTCCGTGATAGATCCCCGTCAACGACTTGATGAGCGATTCCTCGACGATTCGAATTTCCGTCAGCGTTAAATCGGATTCTTCGAATTGACCATCGAGGAGTTTCTTCATCACGATTTTGTTGACGAGGTTTTCGATGCTCGCTGGCGTGGGTTCGCTGAGTGTCCGGCTGGCGCTTTCCACCGCATCGGCCAGCATCAACACACCGGCTTCCTTGGTTTGCGGTTTCGGACCGGGGTAGCGGAACATCGATTCGTCTGCGTCGGTTCGATGATCCGGTTGCTCGCTGGCTTTCCCTTGGGCTTGCCGGAAGAAAAATTCTACCAGCGTCGTGCCGTGATGCTGCTCGATAAAATCGATCAACTGCTGTGGCAAGTTGTGCTGATTGGCCAAGTCCACGCCATCTTTGACGTGTCCAATGATGATTAATGCACTCATCGCGGGGGCGAGCTTGTCGTGTTTGTTTTCCTCGCCTTTGCGGGTGTTCTCGATGAAGTACTGCGGCTTGAGCATCTTACCGATGTCGTGAAAATACGCACCGACCCGGACCAGCAATCCGTTCGCGCCGATGGCGTCGGCCGCTCCTTCACCGATGGAAGCCACCGTCATCGAATGGTTGTATGTCCCCGGTGCCCGCCGGACGAGTTCCTGCAACAACGGGTGTGAAACGTCACTCATTTCCAGCAAGCTGATGTCCGTGACCACACCAAAAAGATATTCGACAAACGGCAAACTTCCGGCCACCAAATACCCCGCCGCCACACACCAAGCGGCACCGCGTGCGCTGGACTTGAGCAGTTCCCAATCCGTCCAAGCATGCATGTAGGTTTGGTGACTGACAACTCCAACGCCCAAACTCACCAGGAAATAGACCAGCCCGGACCACAACCCCACCTTGATGAGTGTCGACCGTGACGGAACTTGCGAAAGTCGCATGATACATGTGGCGGCCACGCTCATTAACACGATGAACTGCGGCAGATTCGCACGCGTGGAAACGGTCAAAATGAGGCACAGCGATAACGCGGTCAATGTTGCCAGAACTTGACCGTAGGCGATCGCAAAAATCATGACGACCGCCGCCAACGGAATCACTTCGGCTCGCCAAGGATCGTAAGAAAGCCAGCGTCCGATCAACACTGCGATCAACATCGTCGCAAGGAATAAGATCAAGGACGATGGCTTGGCGAGTAAACGCGATTCCCGTCGAACCACGTAGTAGCCATTGAGTACCGCCAACACGATGAGCAACACAAGGATCGTGCCCACACGAACCAACTGTTCCATCGGCGTTGCGAGTTCTTCCATGGCGTCGAACTCGGCCCGCAATACTTCCAAGCGATCAAGATCGATCACGCCACCGGGTTCCACCAGTACATCGCCACGATGGTATTCATCGTAGACCGGATCGGCTGCTTCGCGTGCAGCACGTCGGGCGAGCTGGGTGGCTTCGTCGTTGTACTCCAACGTGATTGGGTTTCGGGCCGTCAGCCAACGGGTAAGAAATCTCTCAAGCCGGTTCAGCTCCGGAAAACTTTGCCACGTCTTACCCAACTGACCGGTTTTCCCAAGCACTTCGTCCAATTGCACGTTGTTGGGAAAGACGACGACTTGCGATTTCGGGACGTCGTCACGCACAACCGCGATCATGCTTTCGGGCGGAATTTGATAAGTATCGAACACTTCTGGATCGGCCAAACCGGTTCGTTGGATCGGCTGGATGAACTGCTCGAACTCCTTGAGCAGCGTGTCGATCCGATTACCCTCGACCCCATCTTCGGAAGC
This region of Thalassoroseus pseudoceratinae genomic DNA includes:
- a CDS encoding hemolysin family protein, giving the protein MNPWVLSTALVVLAALFLFTNLVAYCLRDFSRSRLDEYCRSHGLPKRFGEILREYETALLAVEIVGTVTATLLIGLFTLEYLIHFSRPTELWTVLALAAEAVIAFSLLICLTVVLPWSLARIAGEPILARFWRGVQVIRYLAKPLIGFALRLDTISHRLAGVPEPNHGIDMLTEEIRTVVDEGQREGLLHHEARTMIHRVMELKDEDVAAVMTPRTDMRTVHVDASVPEAREVFLEHGHSRLPVVGETIDDIIGILYAKDLLRHVSNGENTEISLRDWVRDPIYIPETTPIDRLLEMMKKEHIHIAIVIDEYSGVAGLVTMEDILEEIVGEITDEYDPEEEEGFRRISADIVEVEGRVHIDDLNEHFHFGLPEDGDFETIGGFAMNHMGRVPKIREDFVWGQLRVTVLEADERRVQKLRIERDLSLAATTADEA
- the ybeY gene encoding rRNA maturation RNase YbeY — protein: MVPQHVIDIADSQDCLKVDAEVLEDIIRTVLVEEEVTGAEISVAIVDNPTIHELNRQYLEHDYETDVLSFLLECDPEPSPDEEVPRGRGKRIEGEIIVSAEMAKQSAADFSWSPWEEFVLYVVHGLLHLVGYDDLTESERDIMQSREQQMLSLCGMPQIIRKIR
- the dusB gene encoding tRNA dihydrouridine synthase DusB; translation: MPFSPPLNFDTPLRYGSLELGSRYLLSPLAGYTNLPFRRVIRPLGGLGLATTDLVNARGLVEGGRLSQQLIETTDDDSPLSVQIFGNDPQVMADAARLLEARGVDSIDINMGCPVDHVTKTGAGASLMQNTDRTVGMVASVVDAVSLPVTVKMRLGWDENHITAPRFARLFEEVGVVAIAIHGRTRSQGFSGNVDRKGIRQVVEAVESIPVIGNGDIRTIPDAIQMFQETGCAGISIGRGALANPWIFRQLLEWETCNGQYQPAGGFDERLSLLRKQFRLLEQQLGFDIAIGQFRRMAHWYLKSMRVRAALRHRFDQAKTNDELEDALREINEVGPHTGSRDALPDMHVPVPGGPVERW
- a CDS encoding HD family phosphohydrolase, whose product is MPVRNRETLWQLGLLVLAILLFLPAVEAWRTPFPYRLGDRVSHGLLAKIDFRRLDIYRTYVARDNAESNVLPIFYHDSDVLDALVLRLRSDLSELANATSVEELSPQCRAAFGLTALDAPQAGMDMHTEFSTLKALVASEDGVEGNRIDTLLKEFEQFIQPIQRTGLADPEVFDTYQIPPESMIAVVRDDVPKSQVVVFPNNVQLDEVLGKTGQLGKTWQSFPELNRLERFLTRWLTARNPITLEYNDEATQLARRAAREAADPVYDEYHRGDVLVEPGGVIDLDRLEVLRAEFDAMEELATPMEQLVRVGTILVLLIVLAVLNGYYVVRRESRLLAKPSSLILFLATMLIAVLIGRWLSYDPWRAEVIPLAAVVMIFAIAYGQVLATLTALSLCLILTVSTRANLPQFIVLMSVAATCIMRLSQVPSRSTLIKVGLWSGLVYFLVSLGVGVVSHQTYMHAWTDWELLKSSARGAAWCVAAGYLVAGSLPFVEYLFGVVTDISLLEMSDVSHPLLQELVRRAPGTYNHSMTVASIGEGAADAIGANGLLVRVGAYFHDIGKMLKPQYFIENTRKGEENKHDKLAPAMSALIIIGHVKDGVDLANQHNLPQQLIDFIEQHHGTTLVEFFFRQAQGKASEQPDHRTDADESMFRYPGPKPQTKEAGVLMLADAVESASRTLSEPTPASIENLVNKIVMKKLLDGQFEESDLTLTEIRIVEESLIKSLTGIYHGRIKYPDQQPPAKKTTDDAPAVRKLADDAAEPKRDEKPSDEKPSKEKLQDAPSQETSSEQRKDSA
- the pgsW gene encoding poly-gamma-glutamate system protein; the protein is MKRVYWRPRTVSQAVVALVAILAIVGMGAVEFFRTPTKQPHYEQKIRAVERAIESAKIIKETRISYGLSIDSEVDLSESGLIGAQMTPITTVPGHLPAKQLSTNPNFAAVLYDMLLECGVEEGDLVAVGCSGSFPALNLAAYAAMEELKVNPVIISSAGASQFGANFPELLWIDMESKLYDAGLIHFRSVACSVGGREDAGLNLPPEGQTIVDTAIKRNNLKPIDTDDFLESIDTRMKIYDQHSRGNDYKCYINVGGGTVSVGRSVGKKLYHPGLNTNPSSRALAVDSVMSRFARRGTPIIHLVQIEQLAQEYGLETPQGPEPAIGQGIVFLQDERNRWLALGVLIVLLISLRALVLTDLGFRLFKGRPGKKTTGEPEPMV
- a CDS encoding DinB family protein, with translation MYQAADPTLLNLCDDVRQKTLKRLDNVTEEQAKFAPAGLQNNILWHAGHAYVVTEWLTMGAIGAETTCPDGWFEMFSWMSNPADIPADAWPSLQEVVEQLRLQHGRLHGAIQNIPAERLDQPAADDATVSVRFRIMHGLHDEACHSGEIWLLRKMQEA